Proteins found in one Mucilaginibacter gracilis genomic segment:
- a CDS encoding DeoR/GlpR family DNA-binding transcription regulator: MLKKERHALIIKEINLHNKVLSSDLALRLNVSEDTIRRDLNEMDEAGTIVKVHGGALSRSYHYPFQQNDIYAGDAKKEIAKKAMSMIKDGMVVLTGGGTTVLQMVRLLPDNRTATIFTISPLVALQLADHPLITVILIGGQFSKNSQVCVGTQVVSYLHEIRFDICFLGTNGISIGDGVTDSDLDIVQVKKAMINASNKVAIMCVAEKLNTVQRMRVCQLHQIHCLITDLQPDDNALHAYRRENILLY; encoded by the coding sequence ATGCTGAAAAAAGAAAGACACGCTTTAATTATTAAAGAAATAAACCTGCATAATAAGGTATTGTCTTCAGATCTCGCCCTCCGACTTAACGTTTCGGAAGACACCATCCGGCGCGATTTAAACGAAATGGACGAAGCCGGTACAATTGTTAAAGTACATGGCGGTGCATTGTCGCGGTCATACCACTACCCTTTTCAGCAGAATGATATTTATGCCGGCGATGCAAAAAAGGAAATTGCCAAAAAAGCCATGAGCATGATTAAAGATGGCATGGTGGTACTAACCGGCGGCGGTACAACCGTTTTACAAATGGTGCGCCTTTTGCCCGACAACCGCACGGCAACTATTTTTACCATTAGTCCGCTTGTTGCCTTGCAACTGGCCGATCATCCTTTAATTACTGTAATATTAATAGGCGGGCAGTTTTCTAAAAACTCGCAGGTTTGTGTGGGTACACAGGTAGTTAGCTATTTACACGAAATTAGGTTTGATATTTGTTTTTTAGGAACCAATGGCATATCAATAGGAGATGGTGTAACAGACTCTGACCTGGACATTGTGCAGGTAAAAAAAGCGATGATAAATGCCTCAAACAAAGTAGCTATTATGTGCGTTGCCGAAAAGCTAAATACCGTGCAGCGCATGCGCGTTTGCCAACTGCACCAAATACACTGCCTGATAACCGATTTACAGCCCGACGATAACGCCCTGCACGCCTACCGCCGCGAAAACATTTTATTGTATTAA
- a CDS encoding anhydro-N-acetylmuramic acid kinase — MISLNTNLQRLFAAAQKPVKLGIGLMSGTSLDGLDVALCKFTGSGLNTQFELVQFKTVPYGDEFKNEIKQVFSRKLVDLEKLTLLNAYIGSFHAELILECLAGWKVAAADVDYIASHGQTIYHAPQSLHGIAGYPNATLQIGDGDHIAVKTGILTISDFRQKHLAAGGEGAPLALYGDVILGSQTGQNRILLNIGGIANLTYLPADSDATAVMCTDIGPGNTLIDAACQLYFEKAYDEDSAIALSGSVNGALLTALLNHDFFNQPLPKTTGPELFNLAYLQHAQQQSATLNIAHADIITTLSAFTAQTIANAIGLFNINSGLRLFASGGGAHNPFIMRYLQKLLPHVYIGNTNELGIQPDAKEAILFALLGNEALCGQPIKIGNNPQVLMGKFSFPV, encoded by the coding sequence ATGATTTCACTTAACACCAATTTGCAGCGCCTTTTTGCGGCGGCCCAAAAGCCGGTTAAGCTGGGCATTGGCTTAATGTCGGGCACGTCGTTAGATGGTTTAGACGTTGCCCTGTGTAAGTTTACCGGTAGCGGTTTAAATACACAATTTGAGTTGGTGCAGTTTAAAACGGTGCCTTATGGGGATGAATTTAAAAACGAGATTAAGCAGGTGTTTTCGCGCAAGCTGGTTGACCTGGAGAAACTGACCTTGCTTAATGCCTACATAGGCAGCTTTCATGCAGAATTAATATTAGAGTGCCTTGCCGGGTGGAAAGTTGCTGCCGCCGATGTTGATTATATTGCCAGCCACGGGCAAACCATTTACCATGCCCCCCAAAGCCTGCATGGCATTGCCGGTTACCCAAACGCCACCCTGCAAATAGGCGACGGCGACCATATTGCCGTAAAAACAGGTATATTAACCATAAGCGATTTTAGGCAGAAACACTTAGCCGCCGGTGGCGAGGGTGCACCGCTGGCCTTATATGGCGATGTGATTTTAGGGAGCCAAACTGGCCAAAACCGCATATTGTTAAACATTGGCGGTATTGCAAACCTTACCTACTTACCTGCCGATAGTGATGCAACAGCCGTAATGTGTACCGATATTGGCCCTGGCAATACTTTAATTGATGCCGCCTGCCAACTGTATTTTGAAAAGGCTTATGATGAGGATTCGGCAATAGCTTTATCAGGAAGTGTTAATGGCGCGCTTTTAACGGCATTATTAAACCATGATTTTTTTAACCAACCATTGCCTAAAACCACCGGCCCCGAATTGTTTAATTTAGCTTATTTGCAGCACGCACAGCAACAATCGGCCACTTTAAATATCGCTCATGCGGATATCATAACCACCCTGAGTGCCTTTACTGCTCAAACCATAGCTAACGCTATTGGCCTGTTTAATATCAATAGCGGGCTTAGGTTATTTGCAAGCGGCGGCGGCGCGCATAACCCATTTATAATGAGGTACCTGCAAAAGCTGTTGCCCCATGTTTATATTGGCAACACCAATGAGCTGGGCATACAGCCCGACGCCAAAGAAGCCATACTTTTTGCCCTGCTGGGCAACGAGGCTTTATGCGGCCAACCTATAAAAATAGGCAATAACCCACAGGTATTGATGGGGAAATTTAGTTTCCCGGTATAG
- a CDS encoding acyltransferase family protein, giving the protein MAGLSQTPNLKLNNRLLSLDVFRGLTVAAMILVNNPGDWGHIYAPLEHAAWNGCTPTDLIFPFFLYIVGVSIVFALQTKAADAAQHGKLLLTVIKRGAILIGLGWFLALYPHFNFGTMRIPGVLPRIGLVFAICGVIFVKTERKTQLILFWTFLIVYFLLMTLVPVPGTGYANLQPETNLGAWLDRTILGTPHLWKEAVTWDPEGLLGTLPACATTLFGILIGTWLKRKDKDESTKVAWMFTAGLGAVILGLIWDLFFPINKALWTSSYVLYAGGLATLGLAFFYWIIDVQGHKGFTRPFVVYGVNAITVFFLSAFIVKTSALIKVGDKKQAVLQYVYQHVFAPYFSPINASLAWAICFVLFFMLILSWMYKRKIIIKV; this is encoded by the coding sequence ATGGCCGGGCTATCACAAACTCCAAACTTAAAACTCAATAACCGTTTACTGTCTCTGGATGTATTTCGCGGCCTAACCGTGGCGGCTATGATACTGGTTAACAACCCGGGCGACTGGGGCCATATTTATGCCCCCTTGGAACACGCAGCCTGGAACGGCTGTACCCCTACCGACCTTATATTTCCGTTTTTTCTATACATTGTTGGGGTATCAATAGTTTTTGCACTGCAAACCAAAGCTGCCGACGCCGCTCAACACGGTAAACTATTACTAACTGTGATTAAACGCGGCGCAATTTTGATTGGCCTGGGCTGGTTTTTGGCCCTATATCCGCACTTTAATTTTGGCACCATGCGCATACCCGGTGTTTTGCCGCGTATTGGATTGGTATTCGCTATATGCGGAGTAATATTTGTTAAAACTGAACGTAAAACCCAACTGATACTCTTCTGGACATTTTTAATAGTGTATTTTTTATTGATGACGCTGGTGCCCGTGCCCGGCACAGGCTATGCTAACCTGCAACCCGAAACCAATTTAGGCGCATGGCTGGACAGGACTATATTAGGAACCCCTCACCTTTGGAAAGAAGCCGTTACCTGGGACCCCGAAGGTTTATTGGGCACCCTGCCTGCCTGCGCTACAACTTTATTTGGTATACTTATAGGCACCTGGCTAAAACGTAAGGATAAAGACGAAAGTACCAAAGTAGCCTGGATGTTTACCGCAGGCCTTGGCGCAGTTATTTTAGGCTTAATTTGGGATTTATTTTTCCCCATTAATAAAGCCCTCTGGACAAGCTCGTACGTGCTGTATGCCGGTGGGTTGGCTACCCTTGGCCTGGCTTTTTTTTATTGGATAATTGATGTACAGGGCCATAAAGGCTTTACCCGCCCATTTGTAGTTTATGGCGTAAATGCCATCACCGTATTTTTTCTATCGGCATTCATCGTAAAAACATCTGCCCTTATTAAAGTTGGCGATAAAAAGCAGGCTGTTTTACAATATGTTTATCAGCACGTGTTTGCACCCTACTTTTCGCCCATAAACGCCTCATTGGCCTGGGCCATTTGCTTTGTACTATTTTTTATGCTGATACTAAGCTGGATGTATAAGCGGAAGATAATTATTAAAGTATAA